A genome region from Magnolia sinica isolate HGM2019 chromosome 8, MsV1, whole genome shotgun sequence includes the following:
- the LOC131252521 gene encoding probable LRR receptor-like serine/threonine-protein kinase At3g47570, whose protein sequence is MVAVKIFNLHRQGALRSFIAECEGLRNIRHRNLVKILTCCSSIDFNGNDFKALVYEYTPNGSLDKWLHGDGYDELIRDLKFIEMLNIAIDVACALDYLHNDCKAPIIHRDLKPSNILLDDDMTTRMGDFGLARFSSEVDQTSSVGMKGSTGYIAPEYAMGSKASTQGDVYSYGILLLEMITGKGPTDDMFMDNLGLYYFAKLALPERVMEIVDPRLLIKDVEVTQGNEDHINTRNRMHDCLISMAKIGVLRSAESPRERRCIRDVATEMYAIKDLYLKVRIH, encoded by the exons ATGGTTGCAGTAAAAATCTTTAACCTTCATCGACAAGGAGCTCTGAGGAGCTTCATCGCCGAATGCGAAGGCTTGAGAAACATTAGGCATCGAAATCTTGTTAAGATCTTAACTTGTTGCTCAAGCATTGATTTTAATggcaatgattttaaagctcTAGTTTATGAGTACACGCCCAATGGAAGTCTAGACAAGTGGTTGCATGGTGATGGTTATGACGAGTTGATAAGGGACCTGAAGTTTATTGAAATGCTAAACATAGCCATAGATGTGGCTTGTGCACTGGATTATCTACATAATGATTGCAAAGCGCCAATCATTCATCGAGATTTAAAGCCAAGCAacattcttcttgatgatgacatgactACCCGCATGGGTGATTTCGGGCTGGCCAGGTTTTCATCTGAGGTTGATCAAACTAGCTCAGTTGGAATGAAGGGATCTACTGGGTACATCGCTCCGG AGTATGCGATGGGCAGTAAagcatctacacaaggagatgttTATAGCTATGGAATCCTTTTATTGGAGATGATCACTGGAAAGGggccaactgatgacatgtttatGGACAATCTAGGCCTTTATTATTTCGCAAAGTTGGCTTTGCCTGAACGagtaatggagattgttgatcCACGACTGCTTATTAAAGACGTTGAAGTTACTCAAGGCAATGAAGATCATATCAATACAAGAAACAGAATGCACGACTGCTTGATTTCAATGGCCAAAATTGGTGTATTGCGCTCTGCAGAATCTCCAAGAGAACGAAGGTGCATAAGAGATGTGGCTACAGAAATGTATGCAATCAAGGACTTGTATCTCAAGGTCAGGATTCACTAA
- the LOC131253736 gene encoding probable LRR receptor-like serine/threonine-protein kinase At3g47570, with protein sequence MESPPMSLGAIWSFLLLSSIHAPCLCGSAAAHFSNETDRLALLHFKHLITEDPLNSLSSWNHSTLHFFHWQGITCGGRRHLQRVTALNLTNKNLVGPISPFIGNLTFLRRIDLAKNSFHRTIPEEMGREILENLTQCSELNVLNLYGNLLTGRIPTELGSLTKLTRLILGLNSLTGSIPPSFGNLSSLTYLHLSRNSIKGRIPDELGQLVRLSILALSQNEVSGTIPPQLYNLSSINVLAVTWNRLHGNPPPNRGLTLPNLQGLYAGGNQFTGPIPLTSLLLASNRIFGSIPSEIQNLVSLTVLGMDDNFLTGTIPIGIGRLNKLGKLHLNINELSGQIPSSLGNITSLLTLSLRENNLSGSIPTSLGEIPISLGNCLSLEFLWLDGNFFQGSIPPTFSTLRGLQILDLSRNNLSGEIPKYLEKLALQNLNLSFNDFVGELPKQGVFGNASQVSVLGNSRLCGGIQELKLLPCSNQASKKRGKSPTSKVKISIVVVVLCLVLLSCFFATIYWKRKSRREPSATVSVEDAFVNVSYGELFKATDGFSSANLVGTGSFLPLYIKGL encoded by the exons ATGGAATCACCGCCAATGAGCTTAggggcaatttggtcatttctccttctctcttccattCACGCTCCATGCCTCTGCGGATCTGCTGCCGCTCACTTCTCCAACGAAACAGATCGTCTTGCTTTGCTACACTTCAAACATCTGATAACCGAAGATCCTCTCAATTCCTTGAGCTCATGGAATCACAGTACTCTCCACTTCTTTCACTGGCAAGGAATCACATGCGGTGGTCGCCGCCATCTTCAAAGGGTCACCGCCTTAAACCTCACAAACAAGaacttggtgggacccatatctcccttcatagggaacctCACCTTCCTTAGAAGAATCGATCTTGCAAAAAACAGCTTCCACAGGACGATTCCTGAAGAGATGGGCC GAGAAATTCTAGAAAATCTGACACAGTGTTCTGAACTCAATGTCCTCAATCTTTACGGGAATCTGCTCACAGGGAGGATTCCAACTGAGCTTGGCTCTCTCACAAAGCTCACCAGATTGATCCTTGGTCTCAACAGTCTTACAGGAAGCATCCCACCTTCATTTGGAAACCTTTCGTCTCTCACTTACCTTCATCTATCAAGAAATAGTATAAAGGGCAGGATCCCAGATGAACTTGGTCAGTTGGTGAGGTTAAGCATTCTTGCCCTAAGTCAAAATGAAGTGTCAGGTACGATTCCGCCCCAGCTATACAATCTCTCCTCTATTAATGTTTTGGCAGTGACATGGAACAGATTGCATGGAAATCCTCCACCTAACAGAGGCCTCACTCTTCCTAATCTCCAAGGACTCTATGCTGGAGGAAACCAATTCACAGGACCCATACCa TTAACAAGTCTATTGCTGGCGAGTAATAGGATATTCGGAAGCATCCCATCTGAGATTCAGAATCTGGTCAGCTTAACAGTGTTGGGTATGGATGATAACTTTTTAACAGGTACTATTCCCATTGGTATTGGGAGGCTTAACAAGCTGGGGAAACTTCACTTGAATATAAATGAATTATCAGGGCAAATTCCATCTTCCTTGGGCAACATCACCAGCTTGCTCACACTCAGTTTACGTGAAAACAATCTATCGGGGAGCATTCCTACTAGTCTTG GCGAAATTCCAATTTCGTTGGGCAATTGTCTCAGCCTAGAGTTTCTGTGGTTGGATGGGAACTTTTTTCAAGGATCAATTCCTCCAACATTTAGTACTCTAAGAGGCCTTCAGATTCTGGATCTTTCACGCAACAACTTGTCTGGGGAGATTCCAAAATACCTGGAGAAGCTTGCTTTACAGAATCTAAATTTATCCTTCAACGATTTCGTGGGTGAATTGCCGAAACAAGGGGTCTTTGGAAATGCTAGTCAAGTTTCAGTGCTCGGAAATAGTAGGCTTTGTGGGGGTATTCAAGAATTAAAATTGCTTCCATGCTCTAACCAAGCTTCCAAGAAACGGGGAAAGTCTCCTACTTCAAAAGTAAAAATCTCAATAGTTGTTGTTGTCCTGTGTCTTGTTTTACTATCATGTTTCTTTGCCACTATTTATTGGAAAAGAAAATCGAGAAGGGAACCTTCTGCTACGGTTTCTGTGGAGGATGCTTTTGTCAACGTGTCTTATGGGGAGCTCTTTAAAGCAACAGATGGCTTCTCTTCTGCCAACTTGGTCGGCACTGGAAGTTTTTTGCCGCTGTATATAAAGGGGCTCTAG